AAGCTGCTCTTTTTCCTGGTTGTTTAAAGAAGACCAGAGCAGATGCAGGCAGTGATGCTGCGGCGGTAACACCTGACGTAAAAATTCCTGGCCTTTCTCGGTCAGCTGAAGATGCAGGCAGCGGCGATCGTTATCGCTTTCACGGCGCTCGATCCAGCCGCGTTTTTCCAGCTCATCGGCAATGCGGGTGGCGTTGGTGCGCGACGATCCCAGTGCGCAGCTCAGCTCGCTCGGCTGAATGCTGTGATTCTCCTGGGATTCCAGGGTCAGCAACGCCATAAACAATGTCTCGTTAATCCCCTGAGCCTTCAGCATCTTATTGCGGTTTTCCAGCAGCTTGCCCTGCATGTGCATGCACAGGCGAGTCAGGAGAATTTCCTGGTACGGAAAATCCTCGTAGCGACTGGCGCGAAATTTAAGCATCTGTTCAATGGGCGTAAACGAACTATCCATTTGGGTATAACCTCATTAATTGCAGCCGATATAGTAACGACGGTAACAAATCATGTAAATCTATTATTCAGATGAATCACTAATGGCTACGTTACCGTCATGAGCTTCCGGGCTATTCCATACCCGGAGCGCCCGCCGCCTGCGGTCAGGCGGGCAGAATATGAAAGCGACGACCCCTGCGCGGTATGCGTATCGGCGAAAAACGGTGTGGGCCGGCGGTCGTTCATATAAGCGACAGAAATGTAAAAAGTCGATTCGGATGATGTCAAACCAGGCGGTACTGTGCAGAAACGCGTGATAAGAGCCACGGGCAAGCCGCTGAAAATTGATGGCAAAATTTCACTCAGGCTCCCTGCCAGCGAAAAGGTGCGAAGAGGCAGGGAGTGGCTTAAAGGTGTGGGTATATCCATATACGTTTTTGATATATTACCGAAGTTAAAATCACTCGAATAAATAACTCCGCATAACCTTAACAGAGTGTTACCGCCCTTAACACCCTTCGCAGGCATTCAGGACGGCAAAGGTGCGACGCAGGCCTCACTCTGTCCCGCTATGGCGGTGATAGCCCCTCCACCACACTACCAGATTTAGTAGGGCGATAATGGCGCCTGCGATGCAGACGCCGTTCCATCCTGCGTGTTGCCAGGCGGAGGCGGAGATAAGCGAACCCGCCGCGCCGCCAATGAAATAGCTGGTCATATAACCGGCGGTGAGGCGGTTACGCGCGTCCGGGTGGATGCGGTAAATCACGCTCTGATTGGTGATATGCACGCCCTGTACCGTGAGATCGAGCACCAGAATGCCAATAATGAGGGCGATAACCGAGAACTGGCCGAGCGCCACGGCAATCCATGACAGCAGCAGCAGAACCAGGCCCCAGGTCGTGGTGAGGTGCGCTTTACCTTTATCGACCAGACCGCCCGCCGGACGCGCGCCGAGCGCGCCTGCCGCACCCGCAAGGCCAAACAGCCCAATCACGCCGTCTGAGAAATGAAACGGCGCGCCCGCCAGCAAAAACGCCATCGATGTCCAGAGAATGCTGAAGTTGGCGAAGGTGAGGCAGCCAAGCAGCGCGCGAGTGCGCAGCAGTTTATCGCGGGTAAACAGGCTGAAGATGGAGCCGAGCAGTTGCGGATAATTGAGCGTGCTGGTCTGTTTCACCGCGGGCAGGCCGCGCCAGAGCGCCAGCGCCATAATGACCATCAGCACCGTCGCGACCCAGTAGACGGTGCGCCAGCCGCCAAGGTTTGCCAGCGCGCCGGAAACGGTACGCGCCAGCAGAATGCCGAGCAGCAGGCCGCTCATGATAGTCCCCACGACCTTACCGCGTTTTTCCGGCGCGGCGAGCGTGGCGGCGAGCGGCACCAGGATTTGCGCCACGACGGAGAACAGGCCGGTCAGCGCAGTGCCGAGGATCATCATCGCGAGCGTATGGCTGCTCGCGGTGATAAGCATCCCGGCGGCGGCCAGCAGCGTCATCACCACAATCATGCTGCGGCGTTCAAACATATCGCCAAGCGGCACCAGGAACAGCAGCCCGAAGGCGTAGCCGAGCTGGGCGGCGGTGACGATAAAGCCCGCCTGGTTGGCGGTAATGGCGAAGGCGTGGGCGATGGTGTCGAGCAGCGGCTGGGCATAGTAGTTGCTCGCGACCACAAGGCCCGTGGCGACGGACATCAGTACCGTCAGCGATGTGCTAAGTCCTTGAGTCTGTTTGGTCATAGTTGTCTGTATTGTTATTTGAAGAGGCGGGAAAACGCTTGCCGAAAGCCATTATGATAACGGAACCACATCGTAGCGCCAGAATGTTGGGGATTTGTTACGTGTCGGTTTGTGCGTTTTGGGCGGTGGGTGCGCTGCGCTTACCCACCCTACATTAAAGAAGCGATTCCATTTGTAGGGCAGGTAAGCGAAGCGCACTCGCCATTAAAACAAATCATCCGCCCGGAAGAAGCGATTCCATTCGTAGGGCAGGTAAGCGCAGCGCACTCGCCATTAAAACAAATCATCCGCCCGGAAGAAGCGATTCCATTCGTAGGGCAGGTAAGTGCAGCGCACCCGCCGTTAAAACAAGACACCCGCCCGGAAGAAGCGATTCCATTCGTAGGGCGGGTAAGCGCAGCGCACCCGCCGTGACACCAAAAACGTCGTGACAAAAAAACACCCGCCGGGTGACGGGTGTTATCTCTAATCGTTAAAGCGCTTACTCCTGCGCGGCCAGCGCCTCCTTGATCCAGCCGTCAAACTGCTGCTGGTGGGCTTTGATCCAGCCATCCACATGGCCCTCGATATCCGCCTCGCTCGCTCTGCCGCTGTGCATCATCGCGTTCTGGGCGTTGATATCGGTAATCGGCAACTTCATCACCGAGAACAGCTTCGCCGCCGCCGGGTTCTTCTCCGCCCAGGCTTTGTTCGCCACAATGTGCATCGTATTCACCGGGAAGCCGAAGTTATTGCCGTTCGAAAGCTTCGTATCGATATCCTTCTGCTCGCCCGGCAGGGACGAGAACGGCACCTGCAGCCACACCACATCTTTACCCGGCTTCAGCACATCGCTCACCCAGTACGGCGTCCAGGTGTAATAGAGCACCGGTTTGCCTTCTTTATAACGCGCAATGGTATCGGCCATCATCGCCGCGTAGTTGCCGTGGTTCACGGTCACGGTGTTTTGCAGGCCATACGCCGTGTTCTGATGGTTAATCACCGCCTCGCAGCCCCAGCCAGGCGTACAGCCCATCATGTCCGCTTTGCCGTCGCCGTTGCTGTCAAACAGCTTCGCGAGCTTCGGATCTTTGAGCTGCGCGATATTGGTAATGTGATATTTCTCGGCCGTTTTACGGTCAATCAGATACCCCTGCGCCGCGCCCGTCACATAGGTGCCTTCACGGTAAAACTTCTTGTCGCCGCCCGCAGCCGCGTACATATCGTCATGCAGCGGCTGCCAGTTTACGGCGGTAAAGGTGGCGTCGCCGGAGGCGATCGAGGTGTAGCCGACGTTGTAATCCACTTCGCTGGTTTTATTCACGGTATAGCCGAGCTTTTCCAGCGCGCGGCTTACTAACCGCGTCTGAAAACTCTCTTCAGAGATCGTGCTCTGCACCGGCTGGACGGTAATGCCTTTACCGGGCAGGTCGGCGGCAAAGGTGCTGGTGGTAACGAGTGTGGCAAAGGCTGTGGCGAAAAGAACAGAATGTCGCATCGTTATTCCTTTTATTCAGATGAGGGAAAGCGGGCGGCCTGCGCCGCCGGCGCTTTATTTGATGAATGGACGGGTGATAAAACCAAGCGGGCCGCTGGCATACCAGCGACGGTTGCCGCGGCTGCGGGCGTCGCGGCCCACGGCCTGCGTCAGACGGTCGAGAATAATGGCGAGAATCACAATCCCCACGCCGCCGACCGTGGCAAGCCCCATGTCGAGGCGGCCAATACCGCGCAGTACCATCTGACCGAGCCCGCCGACGGCGATCATCGAGGCGATCACGACCATAGAGAGCGCCAGCATCAGCGTCTGGTTAATCCCCGCCATAATGGTGGGCATGGCCAGCGGCAACTGTACTTTGAACAACATCTGGCGCGGGCTGGAGCCAAACGAGCGCGCCGCTTCAATAAGATCTTCCGGTACCTGGTTAATCCCGAGGATCGTCAGGCGCACCACCGGCGGCAGGGCGAAGATAATCGTCACCACCACGCCCGGCACGTTGCCGATGCCAAACAGCATCACGATCGGCACCAGATAAACAAACGCGGGCGTGGTTTGCATCGCATCCAGCAGCGGGCGAATAATTTTCGCCGCGCGCGGGCTTCTCGCCAGCCAGATCCCAAGCGGCAGGCCAATCACGACGCAGAACAACAGCGCGGTCAGCACCAGCGCCAGCGTCACCATCGCCTGCGACCAGGCGCCGATTGCCCCGATGAGGATCAGCGATACCAGGGTCGCAACACCCATACCCGCGCCGGAAATCTGCCAGGCGATCAGCGCGAAAAGGATAATCGCGACAGGGGCGGGCATCCCCAGCAGCAACTGCTGGAAGGCGTTCAGAATGTAATCCACCGGCACG
The genomic region above belongs to Cronobacter malonaticus LMG 23826 and contains:
- the mprA gene encoding transcriptional repressor MprA; amino-acid sequence: MDSSFTPIEQMLKFRASRYEDFPYQEILLTRLCMHMQGKLLENRNKMLKAQGINETLFMALLTLESQENHSIQPSELSCALGSSRTNATRIADELEKRGWIERRESDNDRRCLHLQLTEKGQEFLRQVLPPQHHCLHLLWSSLNNQEKEQLEQITRKLLDRLDQMEEDNTLLEAVR
- a CDS encoding MFS transporter: MTKQTQGLSTSLTVLMSVATGLVVASNYYAQPLLDTIAHAFAITANQAGFIVTAAQLGYAFGLLFLVPLGDMFERRSMIVVMTLLAAAGMLITASSHTLAMMILGTALTGLFSVVAQILVPLAATLAAPEKRGKVVGTIMSGLLLGILLARTVSGALANLGGWRTVYWVATVLMVIMALALWRGLPAVKQTSTLNYPQLLGSIFSLFTRDKLLRTRALLGCLTFANFSILWTSMAFLLAGAPFHFSDGVIGLFGLAGAAGALGARPAGGLVDKGKAHLTTTWGLVLLLLSWIAVALGQFSVIALIIGILVLDLTVQGVHITNQSVIYRIHPDARNRLTAGYMTSYFIGGAAGSLISASAWQHAGWNGVCIAGAIIALLNLVVWWRGYHRHSGTE
- the proX gene encoding glycine betaine/L-proline ABC transporter substrate-binding protein ProX gives rise to the protein MRHSVLFATAFATLVTTSTFAADLPGKGITVQPVQSTISEESFQTRLVSRALEKLGYTVNKTSEVDYNVGYTSIASGDATFTAVNWQPLHDDMYAAAGGDKKFYREGTYVTGAAQGYLIDRKTAEKYHITNIAQLKDPKLAKLFDSNGDGKADMMGCTPGWGCEAVINHQNTAYGLQNTVTVNHGNYAAMMADTIARYKEGKPVLYYTWTPYWVSDVLKPGKDVVWLQVPFSSLPGEQKDIDTKLSNGNNFGFPVNTMHIVANKAWAEKNPAAAKLFSVMKLPITDINAQNAMMHSGRASEADIEGHVDGWIKAHQQQFDGWIKEALAAQE
- the proW gene encoding glycine betaine/L-proline ABC transporter permease ProW gives rise to the protein MTDQTQNPWDTGSADAAANSASSADAWGSPTPAPESGSTDWLNSAPAPAPEHFNIMDPFHNTLIPLDRWVTEGIDWVVTHFRPLFQGIRVPVDYILNAFQQLLLGMPAPVAIILFALIAWQISGAGMGVATLVSLILIGAIGAWSQAMVTLALVLTALLFCVVIGLPLGIWLARSPRAAKIIRPLLDAMQTTPAFVYLVPIVMLFGIGNVPGVVVTIIFALPPVVRLTILGINQVPEDLIEAARSFGSSPRQMLFKVQLPLAMPTIMAGINQTLMLALSMVVIASMIAVGGLGQMVLRGIGRLDMGLATVGGVGIVILAIILDRLTQAVGRDARSRGNRRWYASGPLGFITRPFIK